GCGTCCCCGGAACGTCAGGTGAAGGTCGAGGTCGCGCCCGGACTACGCTGCAACGTTGATGTCAGCCTGATGCGCGCCGCCATGGAAAACCTGATCGGCAACGCGTGGAAATACTCGGCGCGGGCTGCGCACGCACGCATCAAGATCGGCACGATGGCCGTCGATGGCCGAGACGTCTTCTTCGTGCGCGACAACGGCGCTGGCTTCGACATGACACAGGCGCATCGCCTCTTTGCGCCGTTCCAGCGGCTTCATGCGGCGCACGAGTTCGACGGGACAGGAGTGGGCCTCGCCGCCGTGCAACGCATCATCGAGCGCCACGGCGGCCACATCTGGGCCGAGGGCGCGACGGGGCACGGCGCCACGTTCTTCTTCACGATGACGTAGCGGCGCGGCCGGCGCAGCCTGATCCCGCGCTGATCCGACGATAGAGCGGCAGATTCGGGTCTCTGTTAGAGGCCACCAGAAGCAAATCGCCGTGAGCCCCGGGTACTTCCAAAAACAATAACCCCATAAACCAGAACGGTTTACGGGGTTATGTCTAGAGAGCTCACAACCGGGATCGAACCGGTGACCTCATCCTTACCAAGGATGTGCTCTGCCGACTGAGCTATGTGAGCGGCAACGACTTAGCGACGTCCAACCGGCGAGTGGACGAGCATTGCACGAACAACCCTCTCCGGTATTGTTGCAACCTACTGCCCTGCTGCGGACGGATCAAGGCACGCACCGGCGGTCTCGGATATCTGGAACGTCGCCCGAGGAACCCATGTATCCAGCTCGACGTACCAAGCGAGCCTCCTCGCTCGGGCGAAGAATCGCGCCGCCGCTCATGGAAAGGGCCTCCAGAGCACCGCACCAGCAGATTTCCCCTACATTCCGGCGTCTGTCGAAATCGCGTCGCCTCGCCCGACATAGTCACGGGTGAGGCATCGGGCCGAACCCGCAGACTTTCTTACCACGGGGTTTCCAATGAAGTACATGATGCTGTTCGCCGAGCCCGAGCACCACATTTTGCAGCGAACGTCAGCCGACGCGCCGGCGTACTGGGCGGCGTGGAGCGCCTTTGCGAAGTCGATCAACGAGAGCGGTCTGGTGATCGAAGGAAACGCGCTGCAAGACAAAACGACGGCGACGACGGTACGATTCACGAACGGCAAGCGCGTCGTGCAGGACGGTCCGTTCGCCGACGCCAAGGAGCAGCTCGCCGGCTACTTCATCCTCGAGGTGACGAGCATCGATCCGGTCCTTGAGTGGGCAGCGAAGGTTCCGGGCGTCGACAGCGGCACGGTCGTCGAGATTCGCCCGATCATGTCGGTGCAGTAAGTCGTCGGCCGGGAATCGTGCCGGAGCGGGTCGCACCATGACGGACACCGTGCAGACCGTCGAGCAGGTCGCTCGCAATTCGTACGGACGTCTCGTCGCCTTCCTCGCGGTCCGCTCCCGCGATCTCGCCGCCGCCGAAGACGCACTTGGCGACGCCTTTCTCGCGGCGCTCGATCAGTGGCCGCGCGATGGCGTGCCGCAAAAGCCCGAAGCCTGGCTCCTCACGGCGGCACGCCGTCGAATGATCGACGCGTCGCGCCGAAGCGCCACGGCCGACGCGGCATTCCCGGCACTCGAATTTGCCGCGCTCGATGCCCAACGCGAGGCCGATGCCGTGCGAGACTTTCCCGACGAGCGACTCGGTTTGCTGTTCTGCTGCGCGCATCCCGCGATCGACGAGGCCGCCCGTACGCCCCTCATGCTGCAAACGGTGCTCGGGCTCGACGCGACGCGCATTGCGGGGGCATTCCTCGTCGCGCCGGCGGCGATGTCGCAGCGTCTGGTCCGAGCGAAAACGAAGATCCGTGATGCCGGCGTGCCGTTCGATATTCCGTCGGCCCGCGAACTTCCGGAACGCGTTGAAGCGGTGATGGAGGCGATCTACGCGGCATACGGAACGGCGTGGGATGACGCCTTTGGCGTCGATGCGAAGCGGCGCGGCCTGGCCGAAGAAGCGATTTGGCTCGCCCGCGTACTCACCGAAACCATGCCCGAGAACGCCGAGGCGCACGGCCTGCTGGCACTGATGCTCTTTTGCGAATCGCGCCGCGCCGCGCGACGTTCGTCGTCGGGTGCGTTCGTACCGCTCGATCAGCAGGATGTTTCGCTCTGGTCCGCGCCGATGATCGCCGAGGCCGAGCGTGCGCTACGGACGGCGAGCGCGTTGACTGCGCCGGGGCGCTTTCAAATCGAGGCAGCGATTCAAAGCGTCCATGCGCAACGACTGTTCGGCGCGCCCGTCCGCTGGGATGCGGTAGCGATGTTTTACGGCTCGTTGGTCGCGATCGCTCCGACGGTCGGCGCCTATGTTGGGATGGCCGCCGCGCTCGGCGAAGCGCGCGGGCCGGACATTGGACTTACGGTGCTCAACGGCCTGAATGACGCCGACATCACCGACTACCAGCCGTACTGGGCCGTTCGAGGTCACCTGCTTGCCCACGCCGGTCGGGCGCCTGAAGCGCACATCGCGTACAATCGTGCGATCCACCTCAGTGACGAGGTCGCGGTGCGAAGTTTTCTTCTCGCACGAGCAGCGTCGGTGTCTTAGCCAGCAACGCGCATCACTGGTCCGACACGAGCAGATGGCTCTGTTCGCCGCGCGAGATCTGCATCCCGTGGTCC
This region of Gemmatimonas groenlandica genomic DNA includes:
- a CDS encoding RNA polymerase sigma factor yields the protein MTDTVQTVEQVARNSYGRLVAFLAVRSRDLAAAEDALGDAFLAALDQWPRDGVPQKPEAWLLTAARRRMIDASRRSATADAAFPALEFAALDAQREADAVRDFPDERLGLLFCCAHPAIDEAARTPLMLQTVLGLDATRIAGAFLVAPAAMSQRLVRAKTKIRDAGVPFDIPSARELPERVEAVMEAIYAAYGTAWDDAFGVDAKRRGLAEEAIWLARVLTETMPENAEAHGLLALMLFCESRRAARRSSSGAFVPLDQQDVSLWSAPMIAEAERALRTASALTAPGRFQIEAAIQSVHAQRLFGAPVRWDAVAMFYGSLVAIAPTVGAYVGMAAALGEARGPDIGLTVLNGLNDADITDYQPYWAVRGHLLAHAGRAPEAHIAYNRAIHLSDEVAVRSFLLARAASVS
- a CDS encoding YciI family protein, whose product is MKYMMLFAEPEHHILQRTSADAPAYWAAWSAFAKSINESGLVIEGNALQDKTTATTVRFTNGKRVVQDGPFADAKEQLAGYFILEVTSIDPVLEWAAKVPGVDSGTVVEIRPIMSVQ